A genomic region of bacterium contains the following coding sequences:
- a CDS encoding transglutaminase domain-containing protein: MQTWTKKLKPIIWVVLICFTYTAVGGNNFVYAATEERSQKSEVKSQKKEKTTAEKWTEAIDELVKSEEIRVEELRVKEEELKELDKELRREFKETEEFLKDKKLPDKILQRHYDFVKQYEENFANLQSRLSVAISANNTEQKTKIKELQEFIEKAQYRPKPKPLDPNKLPHRMAPKLTPKPPRIKVDSGQKSVDRYQKAEGRGQNERLKPELQSAVRNPHPTSHISHPLYASAGFPDTFVLAQAIEEQSPISNLPTEADLSETIDVQITPEIRQLATNTLKSNPVLIYEYVRNNFDYEPYYGSLKGSQETLWEKAGNDFDLASLLIALYRAANIPARYVYGTIEIPIEQAMNWVGVKDKKTCGDMFASGGIPSALGISGGEISKLKIEHVWVEIYIPYLPDEGVSISRGNKMWVSLDPSFKQYTTKEDIDLSLQLQFDTNAYLSGTKTISPVLEYFNQLVDYLNANMPDKKLVDILRLKGIIKEEFGILPDSLAYDTLAVLDKYSEIPGELRHKISFKVGGIDYTVRFPELAGKRITLSYIPAASDDEKIAKEYGGLYYAPAYLTNLKPVLRVEGETKIVGLEVKMGTTQNFTIQFVSPEGLIDITTKEITGGSYYAIGLNMQNIPSQLIDQRIDKFLDAKDLFGILNIKNEKRDDFVGEILYDTLLFYFQKLDKSYTLLEQLMHVVKTKGISEGTMAFELNTTYLFQIPKSIEISKLSMDIDRIIVTPFVDDGNFSKQLQFMRISGMEASYWEHALLEECYGLSSISAVKLLRIANQRGITIHNFNSNNAGEIIPQLGVSDTVKEELWNYVNAGRTITIPQTNISVNNWNGVGYIAMDLETGAGGYIISGELAGGTNDTYIPGYMVHYLTGTTPKDFKVDMSRAWAILCLGKPERGFGGWIKRICGWGIEHIYDVADGLYARGYNVVYGETFTKNDFNTLLAQNRTHKDVFYFMGHGGGVTGNLILDPKDGEQDISPDDVSGDFKIVFLSGCHTFKKGREFAKVLGINESEEGKEIFIGYKGIIIGKSWINALNFWELMISSFTAGESMEVLLTNREHIGDINTVLDPSIP; encoded by the coding sequence ATGCAAACTTGGACTAAAAAGTTAAAACCGATTATCTGGGTAGTCTTAATTTGTTTTACTTATACTGCGGTGGGAGGGAATAATTTTGTTTACGCGGCGACTGAGGAAAGAAGCCAGAAGTCAGAAGTCAAAAGTCAGAAAAAAGAAAAGACTACAGCTGAGAAGTGGACAGAGGCAATTGATGAGTTAGTGAAAAGTGAAGAGATAAGGGTTGAGGAGCTGAGAGTTAAAGAGGAAGAACTCAAAGAGCTGGATAAAGAACTCAGGAGAGAGTTTAAAGAGACTGAGGAATTTTTGAAGGATAAGAAACTGCCAGATAAAATACTTCAGCGGCATTATGATTTTGTGAAACAGTATGAGGAAAATTTTGCTAATCTTCAGAGCAGGTTAAGTGTGGCTATTTCAGCTAATAACACAGAGCAAAAAACGAAGATAAAGGAACTGCAAGAGTTTATTGAGAAGGCACAGTATCGCCCCAAACCAAAACCATTAGACCCCAATAAATTACCGCATCGTATGGCACCGAAGTTAACGCCAAAGCCACCAAGGATAAAAGTAGATAGTGGGCAGAAGTCAGTAGACAGATATCAGAAGGCAGAGGGCAGAGGGCAGAATGAAAGGCTAAAGCCTGAACTCCAATCCGCAGTCCGCAATCCACATCCCACATCCCACATCTCACATCCCTTATACGCCTCTGCTGGTTTCCCAGATACCTTTGTGCTAGCTCAGGCGATAGAGGAACAGTCTCCCATCAGTAATTTACCTACGGAAGCTGATTTATCAGAAACCATTGATGTTCAGATAACCCCTGAAATCCGCCAATTAGCCACCAATACCTTAAAAAGCAATCCTGTATTAATCTACGAATATGTCCGCAATAATTTTGACTACGAACCTTACTATGGTTCACTCAAAGGGAGTCAAGAAACCTTATGGGAAAAAGCAGGCAATGACTTTGATTTAGCATCTTTATTAATTGCTCTCTATCGAGCTGCCAACATCCCCGCCCGCTATGTCTATGGCACGATTGAAATACCCATCGAACAGGCAATGAATTGGGTGGGAGTGAAAGATAAAAAAACCTGTGGTGATATGTTTGCCAGTGGTGGAATACCATCTGCTTTAGGTATAAGTGGTGGTGAGATTTCAAAGCTAAAAATAGAACATGTTTGGGTAGAGATTTATATTCCTTATCTGCCAGATGAAGGAGTAAGTATTTCAAGAGGAAATAAAATGTGGGTTTCACTTGACCCAAGTTTTAAACAGTATACCACTAAGGAAGATATAGACTTATCTTTACAATTACAGTTTGATACAAATGCATATCTCAGTGGGACCAAGACTATTTCACCAGTATTAGAATATTTTAATCAACTTGTTGATTATCTTAATGCTAACATGCCAGATAAGAAATTAGTAGACATTTTAAGATTAAAGGGGATAATTAAAGAAGAATTTGGTATTTTACCTGATTCACTTGCTTATGATACTCTTGCAGTTTTGGATAAATACTCTGAAATTCCAGGTGAGTTAAGACATAAGATAAGTTTTAAGGTTGGTGGGATAGATTATACCGTAAGATTCCCTGAATTAGCAGGAAAAAGAATAACATTATCATACATCCCAGCAGCTTCTGATGATGAAAAGATAGCTAAAGAGTATGGTGGATTATATTATGCCCCTGCTTACCTAACGAATTTAAAACCTGTGTTACGGGTGGAAGGAGAAACTAAAATTGTTGGTTTAGAAGTAAAGATGGGAACTACTCAAAACTTCACTATCCAATTTGTATCACCAGAAGGTTTAATTGATATTACTACTAAAGAGATAACTGGAGGAAGTTACTATGCTATTGGTTTAAATATGCAAAACATACCGTCACAACTTATAGATCAACGGATAGATAAGTTTTTAGATGCTAAAGACTTGTTTGGTATCCTAAATATCAAAAATGAGAAAAGAGATGATTTTGTAGGTGAGATACTTTACGACACCCTTCTATTTTACTTTCAAAAACTTGATAAATCTTATACATTATTAGAACAATTAATGCATGTGGTTAAAACTAAAGGAATCTCTGAAGGCACAATGGCATTTGAACTCAATACAACTTATTTATTTCAGATTCCCAAGAGCATAGAGATTAGTAAGCTATCTATGGATATTGATAGAATAATTGTTACTCCTTTTGTAGATGATGGAAACTTTAGTAAGCAGTTACAATTTATGAGGATAAGTGGAATGGAGGCTTCTTATTGGGAACATGCATTACTTGAGGAATGTTATGGCTTATCTTCAATTTCAGCAGTGAAATTACTTCGAATAGCAAATCAAAGAGGAATAACTATACATAATTTCAACAGTAATAATGCAGGAGAAATTATACCGCAACTTGGCGTCTCTGATACAGTAAAGGAAGAATTATGGAATTATGTAAATGCAGGTAGAACAATAACCATACCTCAAACAAATATTTCAGTTAATAATTGGAATGGAGTAGGATACATAGCTATGGATTTGGAAACAGGTGCAGGTGGATATATAATTTCAGGTGAGTTAGCTGGAGGAACGAATGATACATATATCCCAGGATATATGGTACATTACCTTACAGGAACTACCCCAAAGGATTTTAAAGTAGATATGAGCAGGGCATGGGCAATACTGTGTCTGGGAAAACCTGAGAGAGGATTTGGGGGATGGATTAAGAGGATTTGTGGTTGGGGGATAGAACATATCTATGATGTTGCAGATGGATTATATGCTCGAGGATATAATGTAGTCTATGGAGAGACTTTTACTAAAAATGATTTTAATACGCTATTAGCTCAAAATAGAACACATAAAGACGTTTTCTACTTTATGGGACATGGAGGAGGAGTAACAGGAAATCTTATTCTTGATCCAAAAGATGGAGAGCAAGATATTAGTCCAGATGATGTATCTGGAGATTTTAAAATAGTATTCTTGAGTGGATGTCATACTTTCAAAAAAGGTAGGGAGTTTGCTAAGGTTTTGGGGATAAATGAATCTGAAGAAGGTAAGGAAATATTTATTGGATATAAAGGAATTATTATTGGGAAATCATGGATAAATGCATTAAATTTTTGGGAGTTAATGATTAGTAGTTTCACAGCAGGCGAATCTATGGAAGTACTCCTTACTAATAGGGAACATATTGGCGATATTAATACAGTTTTGGACCCATCTATTCCTTAG